One genomic window of Elaeis guineensis isolate ETL-2024a chromosome 2, EG11, whole genome shotgun sequence includes the following:
- the LOC105051737 gene encoding septum-promoting GTP-binding protein 1: MTHFSRTLTRLDHKWARFVHLAVVRRFFRLLWDHLLACSSPGRHARYRRLKGCFSPQLEDIPAAAAGSTEACGDIEVDSDLVPLKISLLGDCHIGKTSFMVKYVGDVEEQMGLQMTGLNLMDKILVVRGARIAFSIWDVGGDRQFLDHLPIACKDAAAILIMFDLTSRCTLNNAIDWYQRARKWNKTAIPILIGTKFDDFAQLPLEMQWTIVNQARACARVMNATLFFSSATHNINVNKIFKFITAKLFNLPWTVERNLTLGEPIIDF, encoded by the exons ATGACTCACTTCAGCCGAACGCTGACTCGTCTGGACCATAAGTGGGCTCGCTTCGTCCATCTCGCCGTCGTCCGCCGCTTCTTCCGCCTCCTCTGGGACCATCTCCTAGCATGTTCTTCACCCGGCCGCCACGCCCGGTACCGGCGGCTCAAGGGATGCTTCTCGCCGCAGCTCGAGGACATCCCCGCGGCGGCCGCAGGGTCCACGGAAGCATGCGGCGATATCGAGGTGGATTCCGATTTGGTGCCGCTGAAGATTAGCCTCCTTGGCGACTGCCATATCGGAAAAACAAGCTTCAtg GTTAAGTATGTGGGGGATGTGGAGGAACAGATGGGGCTGCAGATGACAGGGCTAAATTTAATGGATAAGATTTTGGTCGTTAGGGGGGCGAGGATTGCATTTAGTATTTGGGATGTTGGAG GTGATCGGCAGTTTCTTGATCATCTCCCTATAGCTTGTAAAGATGCTGCAGCGATTCTTATTATGTTCGATCTAACCAGCCGTTGCACACTAAATAA CGCCATCGACTGGTATCAACGGGCAAGAAAATGGAATAAG ACGGCAATCCCAATCTTAATAGGAACGAAGTTTGATGACTTTGCTCAGCTTCCTCTTGAAATGCAATGGACAATAGTAAATCAG GCCAGAGCATGTGCAAGAGTGATGAACGCTACTCTCTTTTTTTCAAGTGCTACTCACAACATAAatgtgaacaaaattttcaagttCATAACAGCCAAGCTCTTTAACCTGCCATGGACCGTAGAGAGAAATCTGACACTTGGAGAACCCATCATCGATTTCTAG